TTTTATTTTTTGTATACATAGCATTTCCAGAGAATTTTTTCCCATCGATCATTAAATCATTGCGACCACTGACCTCAGCCCCTGTTGCTCCCATTTCATGTAAAGCATCAATGATTGGCTGGGTAAAAAGCTTAAAATTACCGAAAGAAGCATGGTCAGCATTCACAACAAAACTAAAGCTCAGATTTCCTAAATCATCATAGACTGCTCCGCCACCAGATAATCTTCGCGTAATCGTGACTTGATGCTCTTTGGCATACTTTAGATCAACTTCCGCGCGCACATTCTGATTGCGCCCGACGATAACACAAGGTTTTTGGATATAAAATAAGACAAGTGGTTCATCAAATGTTCGCTGATTCAACAAATATTGCTCCGTTGCTAAATTTCGACGAATATCGTGAGAGGGCATAATAACATAATACATTTTATTCCTCTTTTCTTAATTGTATAGCTTTCCTATAAAAGTGCTTTCAATCGAAAAGCTAAAAAATTTCTGATTATTCCAACAATAGGTTTAGTCTAGCATTCCTAATTATAATATTACACATATTTGCTCAAAAAAGCTTTATATTGTGAGGAAAATCGATATTTTATATAACAGAAATTTTCATTTAGAACAGATTTTGGTACACATGCACTAGTAAAAAGTCGAAAGAGCTCGAAACAAAACTAAAAATCAGTTTTGCTTCGAGCTCTACTTCAGAAGAAACAGTGGTAAAAAATCAGTGCTTTTTTGGCGCTCTATTTTCAGTAGGTAATGTCACTATTTCTTACACTTCTGGTTTTGTTGTCGCTTGAGATCACTAAAGTATTAGACAATAAAATGAGGATGCTTTTTAATATACGCTTGGTACCAATCAAAGGATTTTTTCTTTTTCCTTTCCAACGTCCCTGTCTGGTCGTCATTTTTATCCACATAAATAAAACCATAGCGTTTTTTCATTTCACCAGTCGTTGCGCTAACTAAGTCGATCGGTCCCCACATCAGATAACCAAAGCAATCAACATAGTCTTCTACAATGGCTTTTTCCATTTGTTCTAAGTGTTTTTGGACATATTCGATCCGATAGTCATCTTGAATTGAACCATCTGCTTCCAATTGATCTACTGCACCTAAGCCATTTTCAGTAATGATAATTGGTAGTCCGTAACGTCTATACACATAGTTTAATAAATACCGCAACCCAGTTGGATCGATTGCCCAGCCCCATTTGCTTTGCTCTAAATACGGATTTTGGACGCCGCCGAATAACGTTTCTTCATTGTCCTCATCCCCTTCGTAATGTGCCACACTAGAAGAATAATAGTTCAAACCAATAAAATCTAACTTTCCTTCTTTAAAAGCTTCCTGATCGGCTTTTGAGACCTCTAAATTGATCCCTTGAGCTTGATATTCTTTAAATTTGTATTCTGGAAACTTGCCCATACACATGGCATCAATTTGGTAAAATTCGCGGTCAGTTTCTTTCAATGAATTCATCACATTTTGCGGATCACAGTTTAACGGATAAGCTGGTGTCAAACCAAATACACAGCCAACTTGATTGGTTGGATCGACCATACGTGCTAATTTGACAGCTTTCACGCTAGCTAAAGTCATATTATAGCTGATCGTTGCTAGCGTCTGTTTTTTATCGTTCATTTCTGTATATTTCAAGCCAGCAATAATGTAGGTGAAAATATCTGAGGCTTCGGTTTGTGGATCGATATGATTCATTTCATTAAAGGTTACCCAGTAATGTACTTTGCCTTTCAGCGCTTCAAACATTGTTTGACAGTACTTTAAATAAAAATCGATCACTTTGGAATTCGTCCATGAACCATATTCTCTCACCAAATGAATAGGCATTTCAAAATGATATAAGGTCACGATCGGTTCAATCTTATGCTTCACCAATTCGTCAACAACATTCTGATAAAACTGGATCCCTAATTGGTTTGGCTGTTCTTCATCACCCATAGGATAGATTCGTGACCAATCAATAGAAATGCGTAATGCTTTAAAGCCCATTTCTGCAAACAATGCAATATCTTCTTTGTAGCGGTGATAAAAATCAATCCCCTCGTGAGAAGGATAATAGTTATCTGCTTCGATCGTCTGACAGATTTCACGCGGTGTTTCATAGGTTCCTTGGGTAACAAGGTCCATGATTGCAACACCTTTGCCATCTTGATCCCAAGCTCCTTCACATTGGTGAGCCGCAATACTGCCGCCCCATAAAAATTCATTATTTTTCATTTAAAAATCCCCTTGATCCTTTAGTAAAAAACGTCTACTTGATTCTTATTATACTAGAAAGCGAAACGTAAAGAAGCACTTCTTTTTCTAGTAACTCATTTATAAAATAACTGTTAAACACTCATCCTGAGCCTCTAAATCTTCTTTCACTGCTGGAATCACATCTAGATAATCCATCGTATTTGTCACGACCACGATTACCGTTGGGTCATACCCATCTTTTTGAATTCCTGCAAAATCAACAGTTGACAACAATTGTCCTTGTTTCACTTTGTCCCCTTGTTCTACGATCGTGTCAAAGTACTGACCATCCAGCTCCACCGTATCAATCCCAATATGAATCAGCACTTCGACTCCTTGTTCTGTTTTAATACCAATTGCGTGTTTGGTCGGAAAAACAGCTGACACTTCACCCGATACTGGCGCAACGATTTTATCATCTGCTGGTATGATCCCCAAACCTTTGCCTAACGCACCGGTCGAAAATGCTTGGTCATTGATTTCAGTTAAAGAAATAGCTTTCCCTTCAACTACTGATGCTAATGGAACCTTCTTTAATTCAATGTTTTTTTCAACTGTCGTCCCTTCTAACTCTTCTTTAACGACGACTTCTTTTTCCTCTTGTGGAATCCCTAAAATATAAGCCGAAACCGCAGCTGCAATAAAACCAATTACAACGCTAATAATCATGAAAACTAAGTTAGAAAAATCTTGATTATCCGCATAAGAAGGTAATCCCATCAATCCCCAAACGATCGAGTAGGTTTTAACATTCATCAGTCCTGCAAACAAGCCACCGATTCCCCCACCAATCATCACTGCAACAAATGGTCTTCTATACTTGATAAACACACCATAAATCGCGGGTTCTGTTACCCCCATCAAAGCACTAAAACTAACTGTTCCAAACAATTGTTTTTGTTTAGAATCTTTCGCTCTTAAGAAATATCCTAGCATTGCACCAGATACCGCTAAATCAGAAATAGTTGCCGCTGCTAAAAAGATTGGATCATAGCCCATTTTATTCACAAAGTTCAACGCTAACGGCATCATGAAATTCCCTGCACCCAACATAATCAAGAATGGCTGAAACGCAGCATACAGCATCACAACGATCCAGCTACCAAATGTATTATGCAGCACTTCAAAGAACCAGCCGATACCGTCGCCGATCCAAATGCCGATCGGGCCAAAAATCAATAACGTCACAGGTAAACAAATCACCATGATCAACAACGGATTTAAAAAATATTGTAAAAATTTAGGCACATATTTCTTTAATAAAACTGTTAATTGCCCCATAAACCAAACGGCCAAAATAATTGGAATAAATGAGTTTGCATACGCCATTTGCGGCAGTTGAATTCCAAAAATACTTAGTCCAGCTACGTCATTGATCGAACTTGAAACAAGTGTTGCAGCTAGTGCCACAGCTAAATACGGACTTGCTTTCAAACGCTTTGCACAAGACATCGCGATGAAAATTGGTAAAAAGAAGAAGACGGCTGAACGAATCGAATCCAATAATTGATACGTTGGGCTGTCAGCTGAAATCAGTCCTGTGATTGAAAATAAGGATAAAAAGCCAGCTAACAATCCAGAAGCAATAATCGGTTCGATCACCGGTGTCATCGTTTCAGAAAGTAGATCCATGGCAGCTTTGAATGGATTTTTCTTTTCTTTTTCTTCCGTTTCTTCATCTGTATTAGATGCTAATCCGAGCATATTGATCAATTCTGCATGCACTTCACTAACATGAGTGCCAATGATGACTTGATATGCCACATTATTTGAAACAACATCGATTACACCATCGACGACTTTCAGTTCTTCGGTATTCGCTTTTGAGCGATCGTTCAACGTAAAACGTAAGCGAGTCATACAGTGAACGACTGCTTGGATATTTTCTTTTCCGCCTACCAAGCGGATGATTTCTTCATTGAATGATTGATATTTCATTGTCTTATGTCCTCTCTTTTTGACTCCGATTCGTCACTCGGTGAATATGGAGCATAAGATAGGTTTCTTCGTCGATCGTTAGATCACAGGCATACTTTTGCTTAATATAGACTCTGATTTTCTGCACACATTCAAATGAACTGGCATACATCAATTTAATTTGCTCATTTAAAATCGTGTCACTTTCTTCATAACTATTTTTAGTCATGATTCGTTGAATAAAATATTGCAGATGGGTCATCAGTCTCATATAATTTATAGAGCCTTCATCTAATTTGAGTTGAAAATGATACTGAATGATCGATAAGATATCTCTTAAACTTTCCATTGAGCGGATCGTTTCGTCCAGATTATTCTTATCCTCCTGCAGATTGACGAAGTGCAATGCGATTGAAACGGCTTCATCTTCTGGAAATGTTAGTTGAAA
The Enterococcus silesiacus DNA segment above includes these coding regions:
- a CDS encoding 6-phospho-beta-glucosidase produces the protein MKNNEFLWGGSIAAHQCEGAWDQDGKGVAIMDLVTQGTYETPREICQTIEADNYYPSHEGIDFYHRYKEDIALFAEMGFKALRISIDWSRIYPMGDEEQPNQLGIQFYQNVVDELVKHKIEPIVTLYHFEMPIHLVREYGSWTNSKVIDFYLKYCQTMFEALKGKVHYWVTFNEMNHIDPQTEASDIFTYIIAGLKYTEMNDKKQTLATISYNMTLASVKAVKLARMVDPTNQVGCVFGLTPAYPLNCDPQNVMNSLKETDREFYQIDAMCMGKFPEYKFKEYQAQGINLEVSKADQEAFKEGKLDFIGLNYYSSSVAHYEGDEDNEETLFGGVQNPYLEQSKWGWAIDPTGLRYLLNYVYRRYGLPIIITENGLGAVDQLEADGSIQDDYRIEYVQKHLEQMEKAIVEDYVDCFGYLMWGPIDLVSATTGEMKKRYGFIYVDKNDDQTGTLERKKKKSFDWYQAYIKKHPHFIV
- a CDS encoding PTS beta-glucoside transporter subunit EIIBCA, whose translation is MKYQSFNEEIIRLVGGKENIQAVVHCMTRLRFTLNDRSKANTEELKVVDGVIDVVSNNVAYQVIIGTHVSEVHAELINMLGLASNTDEETEEKEKKNPFKAAMDLLSETMTPVIEPIIASGLLAGFLSLFSITGLISADSPTYQLLDSIRSAVFFFLPIFIAMSCAKRLKASPYLAVALAATLVSSSINDVAGLSIFGIQLPQMAYANSFIPIILAVWFMGQLTVLLKKYVPKFLQYFLNPLLIMVICLPVTLLIFGPIGIWIGDGIGWFFEVLHNTFGSWIVVMLYAAFQPFLIMLGAGNFMMPLALNFVNKMGYDPIFLAAATISDLAVSGAMLGYFLRAKDSKQKQLFGTVSFSALMGVTEPAIYGVFIKYRRPFVAVMIGGGIGGLFAGLMNVKTYSIVWGLMGLPSYADNQDFSNLVFMIISVVIGFIAAAVSAYILGIPQEEKEVVVKEELEGTTVEKNIELKKVPLASVVEGKAISLTEINDQAFSTGALGKGLGIIPADDKIVAPVSGEVSAVFPTKHAIGIKTEQGVEVLIHIGIDTVELDGQYFDTIVEQGDKVKQGQLLSTVDFAGIQKDGYDPTVIVVVTNTMDYLDVIPAVKEDLEAQDECLTVIL
- a CDS encoding PTS sugar transporter, translated to MKVSQILNNNVAIVNRGDSEVIVYAKGLAFRKKVGQVIYDNEIEKTYVLDSNDMLEHFSYLLSHSDASHITLINQIIAYGEEKLGEKSNDYLSLTLLDHIEFALKRAAKGQFIRSPLTWEVKKFYPQHFDIGMYALNLINEQFQLTFPEDEAVSIALHFVNLQEDKNNLDETIRSMESLRDILSIIQYHFQLKLDEGSINYMRLMTHLQYFIQRIMTKNSYEESDTILNEQIKLMYASSFECVQKIRVYIKQKYACDLTIDEETYLMLHIHRVTNRSQKERT